A stretch of Paludisphaera rhizosphaerae DNA encodes these proteins:
- a CDS encoding sigma-70 family RNA polymerase sigma factor has translation MTNRVATLFAEEVASKGEAFLSLFVKAQPRIFAYVLTLLPHRADAEDVMQEASLFLWNNFDEADPPDDFAAWGCRVAYYRIKEHRRAGQRRGVAFSDDVLERLVRTMTDERAALLANEQGEALSQCIDKLPRRDRELLAERFRDRATTASTAEQVGRSVDAVYKAMARIRRALHECVGRTLAAEGRR, from the coding sequence ATGACGAACCGCGTCGCCACGTTGTTCGCGGAGGAGGTCGCGTCGAAGGGGGAGGCGTTTCTGAGCCTCTTCGTGAAAGCGCAGCCCCGGATCTTCGCCTACGTCCTGACGCTGTTGCCCCACCGGGCGGATGCCGAGGACGTGATGCAGGAGGCGAGCCTCTTTCTGTGGAACAACTTCGACGAGGCCGACCCACCGGACGACTTCGCCGCCTGGGGGTGCCGGGTGGCCTACTACAGGATCAAGGAGCATCGCCGGGCCGGCCAGCGCCGGGGCGTCGCCTTCAGCGACGATGTGCTTGAGCGGCTGGTCAGGACCATGACGGACGAGCGGGCAGCCCTCCTGGCGAACGAGCAGGGCGAGGCCCTCTCGCAGTGCATCGACAAGCTCCCCCGGCGCGATCGGGAGCTGCTCGCCGAGCGGTTTCGAGACCGCGCAACGACCGCTTCGACCGCCGAGCAAGTCGGCCGCTCGGTCGACGCCGTGTACAAGGCGATGGCCCGGATCCGAAGGGCGCTTCACGAGTGCGTGGGGCGAACCCTGGCCGCGGAGGGACGACGATGA
- a CDS encoding DUF1559 family PulG-like putative transporter, with translation MTKRRGFTLIELLVVIAIIAVLIALLLPAVQAAREAARRAQCVNNLKQLGLAVHNYISANEATPSQCMPYRTTALDDWGFNWYTALLPQLEQQALFSSVNFSISPWDAANTTSGYTQLSAWICPSESNPSRRYGAYSVANYVGNYGGPAAVRAYSGVILPTVNLITETGLGYLASVPTVRTASFTDGMSNTGLFSERLLGPPDGTTLQAGTADARRGIFQLTTGALANTGEAGARAFVAECRAMTGTAVAPNGQLLGRMAFPGYPAHLGLSSYVHYAPPNSPSCKNPASLEPSFVLVGPISAASATSNHPGGVVMAMADGSARFVKDTVNLQAWWALGSRDGGEVISSDAY, from the coding sequence ATGACGAAGCGTCGGGGTTTCACCTTGATCGAGCTGCTGGTGGTCATCGCGATCATCGCGGTACTCATCGCCCTCTTGCTCCCCGCCGTCCAGGCCGCCCGCGAGGCCGCCCGCAGAGCCCAGTGCGTCAACAACCTTAAGCAGCTCGGCTTAGCGGTCCACAACTACATATCCGCTAACGAGGCGACCCCGTCCCAGTGCATGCCCTACCGAACGACGGCCCTGGACGACTGGGGCTTCAACTGGTACACGGCCCTCCTGCCGCAACTTGAGCAGCAGGCGCTTTTCAGCTCGGTGAATTTCTCCATCAGCCCGTGGGACGCCGCCAACACCACGTCCGGCTACACCCAACTGTCGGCCTGGATCTGCCCCTCGGAATCCAATCCGAGCCGCCGCTACGGTGCCTACTCGGTCGCCAACTATGTGGGAAATTACGGCGGTCCGGCAGCCGTCCGCGCCTATTCCGGGGTGATCCTGCCGACGGTCAACCTGATCACCGAGACCGGCCTGGGCTACCTGGCGAGCGTGCCGACGGTCCGCACGGCCTCGTTCACCGACGGGATGTCCAACACCGGCCTGTTCAGCGAGCGGCTGCTCGGGCCCCCGGACGGGACGACGCTTCAGGCCGGGACTGCCGACGCCAGGCGCGGGATCTTCCAGCTTACGACCGGGGCCCTGGCGAACACCGGCGAGGCCGGCGCGCGGGCGTTCGTTGCTGAGTGCCGGGCGATGACCGGGACGGCCGTCGCGCCCAACGGCCAACTCCTGGGCCGGATGGCTTTCCCCGGCTACCCGGCGCACCTGGGCCTCTCCAGCTACGTCCACTACGCTCCGCCGAACAGCCCGTCGTGCAAGAACCCGGCCTCGTTGGAGCCGTCGTTCGTCCTCGTCGGCCCGATCAGCGCGGCCTCGGCCACCAGCAACCACCCGGGGGGGGTCGTCATGGCCATGGCCGACGGCTCGGCGCGGTTCGTCAAGGATACGGTCAACCTCCAGGCTTGGTGGGCTCTCGGCTCGCGAGACGGCGGCGAAGTCATCTCGTCCGACGCCTATTGA